Part of the Quercus lobata isolate SW786 chromosome 6, ValleyOak3.0 Primary Assembly, whole genome shotgun sequence genome, ctaagtaatattacatcatttaataacttgttattaaaatcataatttgaaaatctcaccgttggattacatattctatatgttcttaacatgcatgctaatTCTCATGTCAATCAGAAgttatttaccattcgatctataaacttatcttttatgcatgattttaaactacaaaaaaacttgaatttaaacaattgattgatgacttgactattaatctttgattatcttgaaattttgcaagtacgAAAAATATACagagataatgtaatccaacggtaaattttatcaaaatccacattcaattaaaaaaatattgagtggtatATAAACCTTTATCTAAAGGCCTtaaagttttaacttttaaaacaatgtaataattttattgcaaaccaaattgaacaaaactacttcaaaagaaaacaacatgtgTGGTTTGCAAAAAATActtcaaaagataaaaacatATATGTGGTTCCTTAGTTTATACTTACTTGCAGACCTTCCATTTTACATTGGTAGTTCTTCCTTTAATGCTTGCATGAAGGGATGATTGAACATCTTCCCTGTTGAAATATTCTTCTATGTTATCAGAAAAACATGGGTCATAGCCTCCAAAGATTCTCATCCTCCTCATCCTATAATTACTCACCTTTTCAACCATAATTCTAAGTTAATATTCAGTGCATCcaatgttcttattattttgtctaaaattaaggaaaatgctataattattatcaattttattaagaaaaacttACAACTGAGATTAATAATTATGACTATTGTCAAATCAACAATGcaataaatcattttttaaactacTTTTTATTCTGTACTTTAAAAGTTGACATGTCAATTTATAAGAgagatatataataaaattcataatacCAATTATCACCTTAGCGAGTGAATTAACACTCTCACTGCTATCAGCTAGCGAAGATGCGCTGTTGGAAAGGCACTTGGGGGCATAAATATTGTAGATGTCAATCTCATTATATTTCTCAAAGAGTTGGTTCATGACAATGTTACATTCGCTAGACCAGTTGGGGCTCTTAAAATCACACGCTTGTTTAGCCTTGTCATAGTGCTGGTCTGTTATAACAGTGTGGCTCCACGCATATTCTAGTAATCCCTtataatcataataatcatCAGTTTCCGGATTTCCTACCTGCAATACATGTATAACATGACAGTTTTATGTTATAAATAAACTATATTTTGAACATAGAATCATGATGAAAGCTTTTGTGCAACATATAAAGATTTCAATTTACGTACTATAAAACCTTTGAGATTGATCTTTGGGTATTTACTTGTATCCTTGTTTCGGTCATATACAAGCTCTGCAAGTTGTGGCACGTAGTGGCCTACAAAACATAGAGTTTATAATTGAGTGATAgtaaaaatactacaaattttatttatataaattttacaaattaaagcATCATCAATTACAAGTAATTTGgacatttctttttaatttattgtcaAATTAGTTTATAagctttttattataaaattgctagtaattttgagagagagagagagagagagagagagtgctcAAAGTTCATGCAACTCACCTGCATAACTCTCTCCTGCGATGAAGAAATCATGGGTTTTAAACTGTGGAAATCTTTGCAGCCAGTTCACCAAGAAATTGTAGGCATCCTCAGCTAAGTAAAGTGGACAAATTAGAGGTCACAACtagtaaatatttaatttaatccattaggaaaaaaaatagtatataattaATTGATTCAATAATGAGGTAGAAAATGGTGAACTATGTACCCACAAACCCATCATCCAATTTGGTGAAGTCAGAAGATGTATTAGTGTAGGAGAACCCTACTCCAACTGGGGACTCCACAAAGAGCAAATTTGCTTCTGCAAGggtaataaaatattaattttcaagCTTAAAATGCgtacaaaagttttttttttttggctctaaACATATTATCCAACAGTGAATAGATATCGAATAATCAAAATAGGATCAAAGTATTATATGAAAGGACCTTTATTCCAAGCATATTTATTGAAGTGAAGTCCAACTCCATTTTTATTAACTCTAAGAGGTCCCAACTCCGCAGCTGCACCATACCCAACTGAGGAACATCCAGGTCCTTCAAAGTTACAAttccacaaaataattaaatatactaCACCTTTAAATGACTAAATAATGCACAAaagatttgttaaaaaaaaaaaaaagcaaaactttATAGTATATGATTGGTAAATAAATTGGAAATatgggaagagagagagagagagagagagagagagagcaaattAAGCTTTATAATATATGATTGAGAAGAACAGCAAGCATAGTTTTAGTAGGACTAAAATGTTTATACACCTCCATTAAGCCAGAGAAGGAGAGGCTTGTTGGACCATTGAGATTGAGCTTGAAAGAACCAGTAGAAAAGGGCCCTCCCATGGTGTTGATTGACATTGATGTAACCTGAGAACTGGGAGATAGATGGGCTTGTGGGTTGGCCTGGTAGATTTATTACCCTATCAGATTCCTGGGATTTGGGGTATTCTTCTTGTGATGCTTTAATGCAAGTTGTCATGCACTGAAGAATGAGAAACATggacaagagagagagaaagagacatttCTTTGAACTAGGATTGGCCATTTTTGTTCCGAGCTTTTGCATTCCCTCCACTTGTAAATACTAAATAGGTCCTTGGgtatgcgtgtgtgtgtgtttgttacttgttagagagagagagagctaacgGTACTAGATAAAGCGGACGGTACTTACAAGATAAAGCGGAAGATAACAGATGATGATGAGGTCGGAGCTAACTGATAAATTATTCGACGgataatcctttttttttttttttttttttcgttaaaCTCACGTGCCACAAGCAAATCTGTATGTGGCAGTTACTTGCGTGGAGCGAGTTATTAggagaaacacacacacaactgCCCAATGTGTGATCGTATAGAGGCAATCTCTAAGCAGAAGCAGTAAATACTTTTTCGTTAAACTCGCACGTCACAAGCAAAACTGCATGCATTAGTTACTTGCACAAAGCGAGTTATAAggagaaacacacacacacaactgtCCGATGTGGGATCGTATAGAGGCAATCTCCACGCAGAAgcagtaaatatttttttgttaaactcACACGCCACAAGCAAAACTGCATGCGATAGTTACTTGTGCCGAGCGAGTTATAaagagaaacacacacacattcaaCGGATAATCTTATGTTATCAATTTTATTGCAAAAACTTTATCAAGGAATGTGATAATaatattcttcttaaaaaaaaagaaaaaaaaaagagtaaagtgataataaaatgattggTGTTATTTcaacaatataattaataaaaaaatagattttgttacttttttctataataaaaaaaaaattgaaaaaatacattttttttctttttttctttttatgactttttttagataaattgaTAGTAGAGTAGGGGaagtcttattttatttttattttttgtctttttagaTAGGTAGGCAGGGGGAGAAGAGGTAAGATTCAAATTGTAGACATTGGGACATTTGGTACCACAAATGATGCTTTCTCATTAGAACATCACTTGAACCTCGattattaatatatgaaaaatgttaaaattattacaaattttactacaaaagattacaaattaatgcaaaaatgaatgtaattagtggattttcaacaaaataaatgaatactAAAATTGTCTTTATGTGATTGGtgtcacattagtttgtaagactataactatatattaaaatttataatatctttaatattactcttttcttttttcttttttttcttttttatgaaaaacttgtaactttattaaaaaaaaaaaaagataaattcaataTATCCTGAAAAATAGTCGACTCAATTACTAGcattcaaacaaaaaaggaataTTTCTTATCTTAACTCTCAATTTGATGGAGTGCACATATATATGACATATTTTAACTGATACCTACAATAATTCACATGTATTGGTTAAGAGATGTATGGTCCAACTGAATGATTGAATAATATGTTGAGCTTAATTAAAGCAGTATTATATTCAAAGCCGCCTATTTTGACCACTCAACAACAACGTGCATAATGACATAGCTTAAAAACTATTCCCAGTTTTTCATCTATTGGAGAGATTTGAATACCTGAGGCTGCTTGCTTTGAGTCTTTTTTAGATTTCTTGCTAACTTTGTCTTTTTTCTCAAACCAATCAGAATGGGtcccttctttttttatgaatcaTATGTCAGGTCCAGGAagagatatatatttatatattttattttatttttaaggttaATTCCAATCAGTATTGTTCCACTTTCCTCAAACTAGTTGCCAAAATCACAATATTCAAACTTTAGAGTAACTTTTTAGGTGGATGATAATTGAGTGAAAGCATCAAAAGTTCAAGATTGgtttgttgaattttcttttgacCAAGTTGCCAAGAAATATCATATGTTTAAGCACATTAtcaagttaattaaattatatggtcatttttatttttattttttatttttaaataaaggtAAGTTTGTTCACAAATTActtgattagatttttttttagatagtatGATTACATTTTCTAATCCCTTTGCAAATTTATGCTAACAATTAGTTAATTAGAtaactaaaatttatcaaagcacataaaaaattaaatgtaacaACCCTGAATTTGtctaaaaaatttcttataaaattttttgccACAAAAGTAGGCTAATTATGCCGATAAATTGAAgatgtgatttaaaaaaaaaaaaaaaaaaaaaccattatatTGCTTTATCTATAAACTTAAAAATCTAATCTTAAGTCAATATAAACATGTGTATACACACATTactaatgaaaataataattttattttttatcaccCTATCTTACGCGTCAAGCTTGGTTTGTGGACTAAAATAAAGGCACAAGTGGTTTGGAAAACGTTTTACAGAAACAAAATCTGTAAATCATCTTTTTACATGGCGTTCTGTTTGTATGTTTAATAGAAATCATATTTTCTGGTTTGACTAAGGTTTGTTTTACAACAAAGCAAACACCTAAATATGCTGAAAATGTTTTCCAGGAGAACATTTTATAACCAA contains:
- the LOC115950866 gene encoding serine carboxypeptidase-like 33 isoform X2, coding for MQKLGTKMANPSSKKCLFLSLLSMFLILQCMTTCIKASQEEYPKSQESDRVINLPGQPTSPSISQFSGYINVNQHHGRALFYWFFQAQSQWSNKPLLLWLNGVGYGAAAELGPLRVNKNGVGLHFNKYAWNKEANLLFVESPVGVGFSYTNTSSDFTKLDDGFVAEDAYNFLVNWLQRFPQFKTHDFFIAGESYAGHYVPQLAELVYDRNKDTSKYPKINLKGFIVGNPETDDYYDYKGLLEYAWSHTVITDQHYDKAKQACDFKSPNWSSECNIVMNQLFEKYNEIDIYNIYAPKCLSNSASSLADSSESVNSLAKVSNYRMRRMRIFGGYDPCFSDNIEEYFNREDVQSSLHASIKGRTTNVKWKVCNDSILRDYNDTVFSILPIYTKLSKGGLKIWVYSGDADGRVPVLGSRYCIEALELSLKSPWRSWYHNHQVGGRMVEYEGLTFVTVRGAGHLVPLNKPSEALSLIHSFLTGEPLPAHR
- the LOC115950866 gene encoding serine carboxypeptidase-like 33 isoform X1, with the translated sequence MQKLGTKMANPSSKKCLFLSLLSMFLILQCMTTCIKASQEEYPKSQESDRVINLPGQPTSPSISQFSGYINVNQHHGRALFYWFFQAQSQWSNKPLLLWLNGGPGCSSVGYGAAAELGPLRVNKNGVGLHFNKYAWNKEANLLFVESPVGVGFSYTNTSSDFTKLDDGFVAEDAYNFLVNWLQRFPQFKTHDFFIAGESYAGHYVPQLAELVYDRNKDTSKYPKINLKGFIVGNPETDDYYDYKGLLEYAWSHTVITDQHYDKAKQACDFKSPNWSSECNIVMNQLFEKYNEIDIYNIYAPKCLSNSASSLADSSESVNSLAKVSNYRMRRMRIFGGYDPCFSDNIEEYFNREDVQSSLHASIKGRTTNVKWKVCNDSILRDYNDTVFSILPIYTKLSKGGLKIWVYSGDADGRVPVLGSRYCIEALELSLKSPWRSWYHNHQVGGRMVEYEGLTFVTVRGAGHLVPLNKPSEALSLIHSFLTGEPLPAHR